The Rhodocytophaga rosea genome has a segment encoding these proteins:
- a CDS encoding LytR/AlgR family response regulator transcription factor, translating into MIHTLIIDDEADGRNALRIAIEKYFPEVSIKGIYETPEQGLEAIRTTTPDLVFLDVQMPHMSGFDLLKHVSPFNFEVIFVTAHDQYAIKAIRFSALDYLLKPVDIDDLRVALEKVKERLHHKNAQHQYQSVLHNIQHKAGKIERLAVPTQEGIEFFNTADIIFCEAEGSYTQLILTQKRKQLVSRNLKDFESLLADSGFCRVHHTYLINLRHVHKYIRGEGGYVIMTDNHHVDISRRKKEEFLQLLDKL; encoded by the coding sequence ATGATACACACCCTCATAATCGACGATGAAGCTGATGGCCGCAATGCCCTGCGGATCGCTATTGAAAAATATTTTCCGGAGGTATCTATTAAAGGTATCTATGAAACACCGGAACAAGGACTGGAAGCTATCCGCACAACTACACCAGACCTGGTTTTTCTGGATGTACAAATGCCGCATATGTCTGGTTTCGATTTGCTTAAACATGTTTCTCCTTTCAATTTTGAGGTTATATTTGTAACTGCCCACGACCAGTATGCCATTAAAGCCATTCGTTTTAGTGCCCTGGATTATCTGCTCAAGCCAGTGGATATAGATGATTTACGGGTTGCCCTGGAGAAAGTAAAAGAGCGCTTACACCATAAAAATGCCCAGCATCAGTATCAGTCTGTGTTGCATAATATACAGCACAAAGCCGGTAAGATTGAACGGCTGGCCGTACCTACCCAGGAAGGTATAGAGTTTTTTAATACGGCTGATATCATTTTCTGTGAGGCAGAGGGAAGTTATACACAACTTATTCTTACCCAAAAACGCAAGCAACTGGTTTCCCGCAATCTCAAGGATTTTGAGAGTTTACTCGCTGATTCCGGCTTTTGCCGGGTGCACCATACCTACCTTATTAATTTGCGGCATGTGCATAAATATATCAGGGGAGAGGGTGGCTACGTCATTATGACCGACAATCACCATGTGGATATTTCCCGCCGGAAAAAAGAGGAATTTCTCCAGTTACTTGATAAACTCTGA